The DNA sequence CTTTGTCCCAGGTTGGCCAAGAGAAGAGCAGGCAGAAGCACCAAAGTGGGGCTGACTCACCCCCTTGACACGAACCCCCTGGTCAAGTCACGTCTCGGGAGCCCCTTCTGGGGCAGGGCATGACTCAGTTGGGCAccttccacccactgcctcccttgTCTCCTGGGTGCctgctctcggaagctaagcagggtcaggcctggttagtacttggatgggagaccgcctgggaataccaggtgctgtaggcttagaccatagtctttcgagactgaaggttgccaaccattgtgcaGACCCCCACTCCTCACCCTGGACATGGCAACAGCAGCTGGAGGAAGGGGCTTCCCTGGGTCCCTgtggctggtgctgctgctcaTCGGGCAGGGTCACGCAGAGCCTGTGCTTGCTGCATTCacgctgtccctgtaaataaatgTGGTCCTGCACTTCCGGGTTGGACGACTAAATGCAACGAACGGGGCAAGATTGACCCTGAGCAGGTTCAGGCGGATCACATCAGGTGGTGTTCCAAGCTGTGCCAGCCCTCCCGGTGAAGGTTGTCTTGCCCCAGGACTCTGGTTTAGCAAGAGAACTGCCTTGCTGCAGTGACCAGTTTTCCCGCAGACCCCCACCCTTCCAGCCAGGAGTGGAGGAGGAAGCTGCTGCTTAGAGGGAACAGGGTCTCCACTCCTTCCAAGACAGGAGCCGCTCTTCCCAGGGCCTGATACTGAGGAAgtgatcagcatcccacctggtCTCATTCCCATGGCACCTGGACACCTTTATTGCTCGCCAGTCACCCGCGGAACTGCTTGCACACCCAGTGATGGAGCTGGTCGCAGTGGTCGTCCTTCCAGTTGTACTCAGTGGTGGAGGGCACAATGGAGGTGCAGTCTTGCTCCAGCCCGTGGCGGCCTCCTGCAACGCTGGGCTCGCCATCAGCCCAGTACCTGGAAAAAGAAGCAAAGGCAGGGGGGTGCAGTCAATATGTGCAGCTGAAGCAGGAAGCTTGGAGGTGGTGGAAGGGGCTGGCTGAACTGAATGTCCCCTCCCCATGTTTACTGCCCCATTCACAGGTATTGACAACATGGGTCTGTTTTGGGGAACCAGAAGGGGGGTAGCTGAAAGAGGGTTCTTTTCCCTGGTGGTAAGGCTGGAGGACTCTCCCAACAGGCTGCTATTTTTATTTCCCATCAGTCCTCTGCGTATGACGGTCATACATTATTTGATTTTACCATTTTCATTTTTACAAGGTTCTACAGTATATGCCTTTCTTCTGTAGGGCAgctggcaacaacaacaacaacagcaaaagaCCTCAACAATAAGTAACACAATAAAGACAATTAAAAAATCTTTGTTCAATAATCAAAACAAACTCCCCAGACAGAACCAGATCAGCAGAAagacaaaccaggaaagagaaagaaacatgAGGCAAGTCCCAGCAGATCACAGCCAGCCGGGGCCAAAGGTTTTCTCAGGGACCCACGTCTTGACCAGGCACTTAAAGGCCTCTTATTTGGGAGGCTGCCCGGCCAGTAGGGCAGGCATTCCACGGCGCCAGTGCCACttcagagaaggccctgcttccTGTGGGTGCCTGTCACACTTCTCACAACACAGGCACTTGAAGCAGAGCCCTTGGTGGCAAACGGCACTCTGCCTAGGACTTCTGGGCAATAAAATGGCAGTTCCACTGGCAGGATTGGCCGTGGgcatattcccccctcccccactgagccACGAGAGTTTTCAGCTCAGCCTTAATTTCTGAGTATAAAATTAGAACAGGCTTGGACAACAAGGAGATGCTAAATGAGCTTCATTCTTAGTTCAGTGGGGTTTCTGCAAGCGAACATCCTGATGGACGGGGCCCCACGGCTCAGCTCTATCTGCCTGCCCTGCATTCTGCCTCCCCAGATGACTCTCAAAATATTACCCTGCCCAAttcgggtggggagggggtgtctgtAGTCCTGGTCCCTTGCAAGTATCCCATCATGGCAAAACTTCTGTTGGGCTTTGGAGgagaccccaccccaccccaaccacTAGTGTGGGACTGCCAAAGAGTGATGCCTGGAAAGCCGTCCTCTGTGGCAGcccttcccacagtggtccaaGAACGGGCAGGGCATGGCACGCTAGCCAGATGGCATCTGTGAGGCCCAGTGGCAGCTTCTGCACAGAAATGACCTCAGCCTGGAGACTGGGAACTTCACAAGAGTTCAGTAAACATCTCCAGGTGTACAGATTCTAAATGCAGCACCAGAGCTTGCCCGGAGCAGCCTTGGCAGACTCACTGAGTCGTGAACCAGGAATCGTCGCTCCACTTCCACCTGCCTTCTTCATCCTCGTCTGTGAGGCCAATCCAGGCCGGGTGTTTGAGCTGAGAGGTGATGAATTTCTGCAAAAGGAGCCACAACCTCACTTGGCAGAATGTCCACTTCAGTGACTGAAGTATGATCATCGTGAACAGATGTGAACGCATCAGGGCACCCTGAGTGTGGTTGTCTAGCTAACATCTAGTTATGGACTGGCAAGCTGATAATTTGCAGCTTTTCTACAAGGGAGCAAGAAAGCTGAGTGTGGGTCACAACcactgaagcggggggggggggcgggagacaCAATTCTCTAGTTTAGGCAGAAACAGTTCCCCCTTAGGGATACTTCAGAGATCGCCCAGGCTAAAGCGGATTTATTGCTCAGCCTGCCAATGGTTTATTTCAGGGGACCACGGTCTGAAAAGAAGCTGAGAAAACTAGCAGTGGAAAGATCATTCCTCAGCACTATCTAGAGGAGAGGAGAGATTTTATGCTCCCTGTCTGTACCCTGGGGCAGCAAGTCATGGAGCCAACCAGAGGAAACTGGATCCACTCTGGATCTGATATTTGATATATGGGGTCCCccgagaagggcttcttgtttgTGCCTTTGCCCTGCAGCCTCCCTTTCTGCTGGATCAACTGTCAGGCCCCATCCTAATTCCTGTTCTGTTGCTGCCTTGCTGTTCTTGAACCTCTCCATCCTCACTTCGTCAGGATCAGGAGTCCCAAACCATTCGCCACTGGGCTCCTATTGGCTTTCCCCCAGAAGTCAATCTcatcttttgctttttaaattatcttcattgtttttgtattttttatgcttttaataaaCTTCCCTAACTCTACTTTTTCCCCCGCCTGGTCCCAGTTCACTCAGGAGGGAGTTAGTTGCTCCCGTCTTCCCACATCACCAGGGGGCAACCACCAGAAAGTTCCTGCCCCGTGTGCACAAAAATGGAGCCTTAGCAGGTCTCAATTTGtagaacaaccccccccccccccaatttgaatTTGGGAGAAAACAATGCTGAAGATATCCTGGACCGCAAACACTTGGAGCTTTAGAGGAAACATGTGACATACGGCTAGGAAGAGATCACATGAGAAGGTAAAAAGAACAGGGGTGGCCAGCGTGAGAGAGAACGGAGCCCTCCTCTGCAGGAACCCAAAGAtcagggaaggaagaagagaaaaaaatcccATTTGCAACCTGCTCTTCAGCAGTGTGGATGGAGGCCAAGTGAGAGCTCCTGTCCGTGCAGAACTTCTGCGCATCGTTCCAGGTCTTTGTTCCCTTGGACATGTAGTAGCGGTTTTTCCCGTAAGTCTGCCAGCCGTAAAGCACCTTGAGCCCAGACTTGAAGAGATCATCTGGGAAGGAAAGGGGGCCAAGGGTTGGGCTAGTTCTGCAAAGACGAGCTCACCTGTGGGGCGACCGGTGATAAGCCTAAGCAAAGGGTCTTTGTGGTGATGAATGAGCATATCCTCTCATGCATGCCCCTCGGAGGAATGGCTCACATCCGTGCATCCACGGGGAAGACTCTGAGGGCCAATCACAACTGCCAGGTGATGAAACACCATATTTGAGGCTGGAGAGGGGATTCTGGCTAGGGTTGGGGGGGATTTCTGGGACACCAAAAGCATGGAGACTGGTGAAGAGCTTCTCCCAAGACTCCTAGGAAACGTTGGCAGAGCCCTCTCCAATCAAGATGACGGAATAAGGGGTCTGAACCTTCACCAGTTCAGAACTTCTGGGCCAATTAAAAGTTGCAGTCAAAGCTCTGAACAGGCTCCACTCAGAATTCATTAAGCACAAAGCCTTCCTGCTATTGCAATGGATCCTGCCTTTTCCCACTGAAACCTGCATCATGGAAGAACAAAGGCTGATGTTGTCCCTTCAGCAGTGTTATGGGATCCTTGAGAAATGGAGTTTCCTTAGGCTTCAGGATCCTTAACTAGggacttcggctgcaatcctaacccactttccagcactgacaaactcttaaagccagtggttctcgagggccctggcctctacctccttaaggggtggggaagggggaaggcagcaacgcgatcacCAGGGTTCGcgttgcagcagcctcctggggtgcggggagcctcacatcaacctccacagggctccccatgctgagGAGATCCTCAAAATTTTGACTGCTCCTgcagcctggggagccctgcagaagctggtgcagggctccccacatccctgggaggctgctgcaggctctggtaagtggcagcaagtccCCGCAGCCCTCCAAAGCGGTGCAATCCAgcggattgtgtcactgccttatCTCCTCCCTCGCACACACGTAGtgaggctcaaactctccctgagagttccTGCACTGGTTGTGTCACTATCCACAAAGATTGCTGCATACAATGACTTTAAGacggcagttctcaaactctccctgagagtatGTGACAATCCTTGTGGATTGTCACAACCAGTGCAGGAACTCCACCTGTCAGAGGAGAAAAAGTAGATAATCTCAGTGTTGGACTCCAGGACATAACCTGACCTGGAGGAAGGCGAAGCTGGGGAgcaaaggagaggaaagagggcagggggaaagaggGCAGGTCAGAGACGTGTTGAATCTGGGATGGCTGCATGATCAGACCCACAACTGGGGGGTGGAAGACTGGATGGtagggggaggggctgggctgggtttCACCTGCAGGGAGGCGACACTGAAAGCCACGGAGACTTGGTCTGTTAGGCGCGTTGCAAACCTGCCCCAGTGCCCTTCCGAAGACTCCTCCGCATCAGTCAGAGGGGTGAGATGGAGTCGGCCTTGCGCAGCACGGAACAGAGCCACCGGACGGCTCTCCACAGAGATATTGGTGGCAGAGGGGAAGGTTCACTTTGCTGCCATCGCTGCCGCAGAGCAGCCTCTGCCATGTGCTCTGCCCCACGCCCAGGCAGGTCGGGCATGAGTTTCCAGCCACTGTCGCTTGAGGCACCTTTGCTCAGGGTGCACCGTCGCTAGAGGAGCTTCCTGGGGGTCTGAGTCTGTGCGCAGCAGAGGGAGTGAGCAGGTCTGATCTACCAAGGCTGATCTGTGGAGGCTGAAAGGCCCCGTTTCTCCTCGCCACTCAGCTGCCAGCCGGAAGGGCAAGGGCCAAGCAAAGAGGGAAATGGCAGCTCTTCTGAACGGCTGCGTGtcctgagtttgggaaccaggttcccagcaggcctgaggagaggggggtgggagggcaaAACTCccagggcctgggcttccagggggtgcaggccatgccaaaacaaactatatagtgcagcaacagttaccctgcacatgcctgatctcggaagctaagcagggtcgggcctggttagtacttggatgggagaccgcctgggaatcccgggtgctgtaggcttataccatgatctcggaagctaagcagggtcaggcctggttagtacttggatgggagaccgcctgggaataccgggtgctgtaggcttcgaccatagtcttctgagactgaaggttgccaacaagagagatggaggaagggaggccagccaggcatcttgccccagccCAATGCCAGCAATCAGCAGCCCTGGTTCCCAGGACCATCTTGTGGAAGCAGAGGCACCGCGTCACCCTTTTGGCCAGTGTTGCGGAAGTGCCTCTGCCCGGCGCTGGGGCTCCTGGTCCGAGCACCCTTGGGATGGCAGCCTGGAACGGGCCTTCGTCGGAGGGTCGGTTCGTGGACAGCCCGCCCCATCGGAGCCCCTGCTGGGGGCGCAGCTAAGCCAGCCCCTGTGGCTGCCACAGCCAAGGCCTCCTTGAGGCTGAGACCTGCGCCCAGCCCGGGTCTCTTCCCAAGCCCTGCTGTTTCCCAGCATCACACGCACCCTGGAGAGCCCTCCTC is a window from the Tiliqua scincoides isolate rTilSci1 chromosome 2, rTilSci1.hap2, whole genome shotgun sequence genome containing:
- the LOC136639216 gene encoding snaclec VP12 subunit B-like, translated to MTTTGLLQRILALIYKTGHLLALVFVAGQVDADLDVESRNTLSPWTEHILLKFRLIANWPSWGHCFPVVQLLKTWNDAQKFCTDRSSHLASIHTAEEQKFITSQLKHPAWIGLTDEDEEGRWKWSDDSWFTTQYWADGEPSVAGGRHGLEQDCTSIVPSTTEYNWKDDHCDQLHHWVCKQFRG